Genomic DNA from Catellatospora sp. TT07R-123:
CCGTCCACCTCCGCGGCACCCTGACCGCCGCCACCCTGGCCGAGCTGTGCCGGCCGCTGTCCCTGCGCCCGCTCGCCGACCCGCAGGACGGCACCGCCGACGTCGTCGCCGCGCGCGACCTGCCCGTCGCCGACTGCCGGGGACGGCTCGAACTCGTCCGCGGCACCGCCGACGGGCACTGGGTCGTCGAGCTGCGCGCCGACCGGCTGCGGGTCAGCGCCGCCGAACCGCCGCTGGTCGACGACGAGACCGTCCGGCAGACCATGCACGAGCTGATCCAGGCCGTGCTGGTGGTGTGCGAGCACTACGGGCTGGCCATGGCCGACATCGGCGTACGGCCTGACGTGCCGATCGCCGATCCCGCCACCGAGCCACAGCCGCGGCGGTGGTTCCTGCGGTTCCGGCACGCGATGACGCCGGCGGCGCTGGAGACGCTGCGCGAACGGATGGGGATGCTGCCGTACGGGGAGCTCGGCGTGCCGCAGGACGTGACGTTCGGGGACGTGCTGACGGCGGTGGGCGGGGAGGGCGTCGTGGTGGATCTGACGCGTACGCCGGGGACGGACTGGTGGTGCCTGGGGGTGGCGATGTTCTCGGCTCGGGACGCGGCGGTGCTGAGCCGGGCGGTGACACCGTTGGTGGAGCAGGGGAAGCGGGCGATCATCGAGATTGGGTCCAGTGTGGACGCGTACGAGACGCGGTGAGCAGGGCGTGACTGTACTGAGTGTGTCCGATCCGTTACCCTGCCCGCAGGCCGGGGACCAACCGAGGTTGCGCAGCACATCTGCTGGGGGAGGCAACGATGTCTGACGAGCATGCACCGCAAAAGGTCAGAGTCGACCTGATCGGGTTGAAAGAGATCGCGACCGCGGTCCAACGCCAGACCAGCAAGGAACTCGAACCCGGACTCGTCCGATGTGACCAGTTGATGCAGCACGGCGCGAGATTCGCGCTGCACTCGCCGAGCGGACCCGGCTACGCCGCCCGCCACGCTCTGGTGACGGCGCTGACGACGCACTTCTACAACGGCCCCGAACACGTCCGCGCGGCCGCCGCCCTGTCATTGGCGATAGACAACATCCTCACTAACTACGCGGACGCCGACCATCTCGCCAAGGCGAAGATGGAGACTGTCGACGCGCTGCTCGCCCAGGCCGCAGCGCTGGTCGCTCCCGACCGGCTGCCAGAGCAGAACCTGCATGCCCGAGGCGAGACGGCATGATCCAGGAAAAGAAGATCCTGTACAAGCTGCCCGACGGACTCCCACCACAGCCGACTTGGGAATACCGCGACGTCGACTGGAACGCGTACGACGTGCCCCGTATGTGGGACATGGTCCGTCACGAGGACGACGCCCTGGGTTGGGAGCAGATCCAGGGCTTCAAGCAGTTGAGCGAACTGATCGACAGCCATGTGGCAGCGCTTGAGCGTCAGCGTGAACAGCTTTGGCAGGCATGGCCGCCCGAAAGCACGCCAGCCGCCGTCACCCTGCTCAAGGCACTTGACCAGCACATAAGCGCACTTAAGTCAGATTCATTGGCCGCCGCGACGTCATCCCACGGACTAAACGGCATCATGGTCAGCCTTTCAACCGCGAAGCGGGAGATGCAGCCGCTGGCGGAGGAATGGTTCAATCACACGAGCCATGTCGCCAGACCCGGCCCATGGTGGTCGCACGTAGCAGACCGGCTGAACAGGGAAGCCCGTTCCATCATGGGAAAGAGCGACGCTGACGTTAATTCCTACCGCTCTCGGCTCATCGTCCCGCAGATAGTCCAGAGTCCCGTTCGCGACAAGAGGACGACCATCAAGAGTGGCGAGGGAGGTCCGGAGGCTGGAACAGGGTTCGGCCCTGGAACTGGCGGACCGAACTTCAGACCAGCCCGTCCGATCCCTCCTGTGCCTGGATTCCCACCGCTACAAGGTTCTGGGCCAGATCTTCAAGGTCTTCCGGCAGGGGTTCCTGCGGTGCCGGGACAACCTGTGTCCATGCTGCCCATCGCGCCCGGCAATCCATATGTGCCAGGCGGGGGTGCCTACATTCTTCCCGGTCCTGGCGTCGGTCGCGGCGGATATGTCGTGCCGATGCCCACGGCATCCACAGCCGCAACAGGCTATGGAACGAACGCCGGTGGTCGGCTAGGACCTAACGGCAGCAGCGGAATGATGCCCATGCCGGTTGGTGGCGCACCCGCACCAGGTCGGGGCAGCGGCGGTCAAGGCGGCTACCGCAGGCAGGGTGAGACGACTTGGCCGGTACGCCAGGGCGTTCCTCCTGTAATCATGCCTGAAGCAAAGTTGCAGCAGCATGGAGTCGAGCAGGACGACACCTCAGCAGCATTCCAAGAGTGGTATACCGAGCTTGCGATGCCGTGGCGCCTTGAGGGCGACGACGGACCTGCGCCGACAGTGACGATCCGACGAGGAGTAGAAGACCGGTGAAAGGACGATACCGGCGGGTTTTGATCTTGGCAGTGGCGATCGGACTCGCAGGAGCGAACACAGGAGCCGGCATGGCCGCCGGGGCGATCGACAAGTTGTCCGACGGCCAGTGGTTCCACCAGTTCCTTCGGACCACCGAAGCTCACCGCGCCTCGAGCGGCGCCGGAACTGTAGTCGCGGTCCTCGATACCGGCGTCGCTCATCATCCAGATCTCGATTCCGCAGTACTTTCCGGGGTTGATATCACCGGCACCGGCAGTCCGGACGGCCGCACTGACGTGATCGGCCACGGCACGGCGATGGCGGGGATCATCGCCGCCAACGGGAAGGTCCATGGCGTCGCTCCCGCCGCAAAGATCTTGACCGTTCGGGTGCAGGAGACCGCCGGTGGGGTCCTGACCGGTAGAGGGTCGCTTGAAGCGGGAATCAGATGGGCCATCGAACAGCGAGCCGACGTCATTTCCATATCGCTGGGCGGAAAGTATGACCTCACCGTCCATAATGCCCTGATAGCGGCGATGAAGGCCGACATCGTGGTGGTCGCCGCCGCGGGCAACAGACCTGACAGCACGACAGTCGACTACCCGGCCTCGCAGCCAGGGGTAGTCGCAGTCGCTGGCGTTGACCGACATGGCAACCATTCGGCCGTGTCTGTTGCCGGACCAGAGGTCGTCATCTCTGCGCCCAGCGAAGGAATCTCCTCGACGTCGACCAACAACGACTGGTCATTGGGCTCTGGCACCTCTGACGCGGCGGCGATCGTAGCCGGGGCTGTGGCGTTGATTCGGTCCAAGTACCCCGACATGCCCGCGGCCGAGGTCATCCACCGCCTCACCGCGACCGCCACCGACAAGGGCCCCAAGGGACGCGACGACCAGTACGGCTACGGCGTGCTCAACCTCGTAGCCGCGCTAACCGCCAACGTCCCTCCGCTGACCCCGGTCGCAGCCCCCAGCACCCCGCCATCCGCCCCACCAAGCACGAATGCCGAGGCCCCAGCGGACGATCCGCTGAACCTCGGCATCCTGCTCGCAGGACTGGCTGGCCTACTAGTCCTCGTAGCCCTCGTCGTCGGCGCCGTCATCCTCGCCGGCCGCCGGGGCAGATGACGCCCCACGCTTGCGGTCGACCATCTTGAACAGGGCCGCCACCTCCCCCGCGTTGAGGCGGCGGTGGCGGCCCGCCCGCAGGTCACCGAGCTTGATCGGCCCGATCGCCGTACGCACCAGCCGCTCCACCGGGAATCCGACCTCGTCGAACATCCGCCGCACGATCCGGTTGCGCCCCTCGTGCAGGGTCACCTCGACCAGCGCCAGCTTGTCGATCGCCTGAACCAGTTTGTACCCGTCGAGCCGCGCGGGCCCGTCGGACAGTTCGACCCCGGCGAGCAGGTCACGGCCGACGGCCCGGGGCAGCGGCCCGACGAGCTCGACCAGGTACGTCTTCGGCACCTCGTACGACGGGTGCATGAGCTTGTGGGCGAGCTGACCGTCGTTGGTGAGCAGCAGCAGGCCCTCACTGTCGGCGTCGAGGCGGCCCACGTGGTACACGCGGGTGGTGAGGTTGCCGAGGTAGTCGGCGACGGCCTCACGCCCCTTGTCGTCGGCCATGGTCGACACGACGCCGCGCGGCTTGTTCATCGCCAGGTAGATCAGGCGGCTGTCGGTGACGATACGCTGCCCGTCGACGTGGATGACGTCGTTGATCGGGTCGGCCTTGTCGCCGAGCTTGGCGACCTTGCCGTTGACGGTGACGCGCCGCGCGGCGATCAGCTCCTCGCTGGCCCGCCGCGACCCGACACCGGCGGCGGCCATCACCTTCTGCAGGCGATCCAGGCCCTCGGTGTCAGCGCTGCTCATCGGCGATCTCCTCAACGTTGTCCGGCAGGAACGGTGCCAGTGGGGGAAGCTGGTCGACCGAGTCCAGGCCGAGCTTCTCCAGGAACAGGATGGTGGTGCGGTAGAGGTACGCGCCGGACTCGGGCTCGGTCCCGCACTCCTCGATCATTCCGCGGGTGACCAGCGTACGGACGACGCCGTCGCAGTTCACACCGCGGATCGCGGAAATCCGCGAACGGGTGACCGGCTGCTTGTAGGCGATGACCGCGAGGGTCTCCAGCGAAGCCTGCGTCAGCCGCAGCTGCTGCCCATCGAGCACGAACCGCTCGACATATGGCGCGTAGTCGGCGCGCGTGTAGAGCCGCCAGCCACCGGCGGCGCGGCGCAGATCAAACCCCCGGTTCTGCCGGGTGTACGCCGCCGACAGCTCGATCAGCGTCGCCGCGATCTCCTCGGCGGGCATTTCCAGCACCTGTGCCAGCGTCAGCTCGCTGACCGGCTCGTCCACGACCAGCATGATCGCCTCAAGCGCCGGCACCAGGTCCAGCGGCGACAGCCCGGGAGGTGCGACCCCCAGTTGCGCCGCAGCAGGCTCCGGCGCGGCCGCCGCGCTGCCGGACTGCTCCGTCCCGAAGATGACCGCGTCGAACGCCGCGCTGTCGACGGTCTCGATCCCGTCCGCCTCGCCGACCGACACCGCGGTCGCGGTGGCACCGACGGCAGCGCCGCCCGCTCCGAACCCCAGCGCGTCTTCGTACCCCGCCGCGTCACCGGACGCCTGCGCCTCTTCAGACTGCGCCGCGTCTACGAACTCCTGCGCGCCTTCAGACTGCGCCGCGACACCCGACTCCTGCGAGTCTCCGGACCGCGCCGCGACACCCGACGCCTGCGCATCTCCGGACCGCGCCGCGACACCCGACTCCTGGAAGTCTCCGGACCGCGCCGCGTCTCCGGACGCCTGCGCGTCTCCGTACTGCGGGGCATCCGCCTCGACGGCGGCGGCACCGGCTGCGCCGTCATCTGCCTGCTCGGCCGTATCATCGGCGGCCACCGGCGCGACGTCCAGGAATCCCGAGCCGTCGGTATCGACCACCTCGGCGTCGCGGACTTCCGCGTCACCCGGCCACGAAACCGGCTCCTCGAAGGCCGCCTCGACCTCGTCGACCCGCTGGCGAGGCACAAAAATGTCCGCTTCGTCGGTCTGCGCCTCAGCGAGATCACCGTCTCCGGTCACGACCTCGCAGCCAGCTTCAGCTTCCGACCCGAAATCGCGATCATCGTCCAGCCCAGCCGCCGACGCCCCGGCCGACGCCCCGGCCGACGCGACAGCCTCGGCCCCCGGCGCATCCGCCCGCTCGCCGCCGAGATCACGACTTCCGGTCGAATCCTCAACTCCAGCAGCAGGTTCCGACCCCAAACGCTGATCTTCGGCCGCCCCCGCCGACCCGACCGCCTCACGCCCCTGCCACGCCGCCGCCACCAGCGCGGCAAGATCGCCGCCTGCGGTCACCTCTGCGGCTACAGCAGCCGATTC
This window encodes:
- a CDS encoding pseudouridine synthase; protein product: MSSADTEGLDRLQKVMAAAGVGSRRASEELIAARRVTVNGKVAKLGDKADPINDVIHVDGQRIVTDSRLIYLAMNKPRGVVSTMADDKGREAVADYLGNLTTRVYHVGRLDADSEGLLLLTNDGQLAHKLMHPSYEVPKTYLVELVGPLPRAVGRDLLAGVELSDGPARLDGYKLVQAIDKLALVEVTLHEGRNRIVRRMFDEVGFPVERLVRTAIGPIKLGDLRAGRHRRLNAGEVAALFKMVDRKRGASSAPAAGEDDGADDEGYED
- the scpB gene encoding SMC-Scp complex subunit ScpB; this encodes MGFGAGGAAVGATATAVSVGEADGIETVDSAAFDAVIFGTEQSGSAAAAPEPAAAQLGVAPPGLSPLDLVPALEAIMLVVDEPVSELTLAQVLEMPAEEIAATLIELSAAYTRQNRGFDLRRAAGGWRLYTRADYAPYVERFVLDGQQLRLTQASLETLAVIAYKQPVTRSRISAIRGVNCDGVVRTLVTRGMIEECGTEPESGAYLYRTTILFLEKLGLDSVDQLPPLAPFLPDNVEEIADEQR
- a CDS encoding S8 family serine peptidase, which translates into the protein MAAGAIDKLSDGQWFHQFLRTTEAHRASSGAGTVVAVLDTGVAHHPDLDSAVLSGVDITGTGSPDGRTDVIGHGTAMAGIIAANGKVHGVAPAAKILTVRVQETAGGVLTGRGSLEAGIRWAIEQRADVISISLGGKYDLTVHNALIAAMKADIVVVAAAGNRPDSTTVDYPASQPGVVAVAGVDRHGNHSAVSVAGPEVVISAPSEGISSTSTNNDWSLGSGTSDAAAIVAGAVALIRSKYPDMPAAEVIHRLTATATDKGPKGRDDQYGYGVLNLVAALTANVPPLTPVAAPSTPPSAPPSTNAEAPADDPLNLGILLAGLAGLLVLVALVVGAVILAGRRGR